The genomic stretch CCTTCGAGGGGACGTGGCCGTCGGCACCCAGGTGGGGGGCTTCGTCGTGGAGGGCTTGCTCGGGATGGGTGGCTGCGGCGCCGTCTTCCGCGCCCGGCGGGGCACCGCTCGCTTCGCGCTGAAGCTCCAGTCGCTCGCCGCGTTGGGCGGTTGGGCCCAGCGGGAGGTGGACATCCTCCGGAGGCTGGACCACCCCAATGTCGTGCGCTTCCACGCGTGCGGCCTGTGGCGGGACACCGCCCCCGAGTGGTTCTACCTGGCCATGGAGCTGGTGGAAGGCCGGCCGCTGAACCAGTGGGTGAACGAGGAGAACCCCAGCCCGCGGCAGGCGGCGGCGCTGGCGCTGGGACTGGCCCGAGGGCTCGCGGCGGCACACGCGGAAGGCGTCCTCCACCGGGACCTCAAGGAGTCCAACATCATGGTGCGGGATGCCACAGGGACGCCCGTGCTGGTGGACTTCGGCGTGGGCTCCTATCCCGGCGCGCCCCGCCTCACCCGGGAGGTGCTTCCCCCGGGCACACCGCAGTACCGCAGCCCGGAGGCGCTGGCCTTCCGCAAGTCGCACGCGGGCGTGGAGGGGGCGCACTACGCGCCCACCGCCGCGGACGACCTGTATGCGCTGGGCGTCGTCCTCTACTGGGTGCTGACGGGCCGCTCTCCCTTCCCCGCCCCGGGAACGCCGTCGGAGGTAGAGCACGTCATCTCCCAGCCACCCGAGCCGCCTCGCGCCGTGAACCCAAGGGTGCCCGGTCTGCTGGACGCGGTGTGCTCGCGGCTGTTGGAGAAGCAGCCCACGGCGCGCTTTCCCAGCGCCGCCGCCACGGCCGAAGCCCTCGAGGCAGCGCTGTCCGCCGCGGACGGCGAGTGGGACCGGCCAATGTGCGCGTCGTGGGAGGAGTCACCCGAACTCCCGGCGCCACCTCCACCACAGGATGGGCTGGAGGCATGGCTGCACCAGGGTGAGCCCGCCTTGTCGCCGCCCAGGCGAGGCAGACGACCGGGGCGCGCCCGGCCTTCCGCCAACGGTGGCCGCGCGAGTCCAGGGGACGCACGGGAGGAGGCGTTGCCACGGTCAGGGTTCGCCGTGCCTTCCAAGCGGATTTCGCCGGGGGCCCCACGCTCCAGGAGGCCCGCCACACTTGCGCTCATGGCGAGCCTCCTGGCCGCGCTGACGCTCGCATGGGCACTCACGCGGCACGAAGGCTCGCCGCCAGCGAGCAGGGAGCGTCCAGAAATGGCGTCACCGCACGCCTCGCCGGAAGCTGTCCGGGCCGCGGCCCCGCCCCTACCGGCGGCCCTCCTCCCCGCGACCGCTGCCCCTCCCATGGCGCGCGACCCGAAAGAAGCATCACCCGTGAAGAAGCCAGACATCGCTCCCTCATCTCCCCCGTCACGGACATCACGCTCGGTGGGCACGCTGGCCCGGCGCGCCGCCGCCACGGCCGCCGCATGCACCGCGCTGGCCTGCCCGAGCGGGCCCGAGGTGCGTCCCGCGCCACCCTCCGAGCCGTGCCCAGAGGGCGCGCTGCAAGCCATGGAGGCGCGAGGTCTCCGCGTGGGTGAGCTGGGCTCCATCCTCTTCATCCGCGGGGAGCCGAGGAATATCACCGTGAGCGAGGGCTGGGTGCGCGTCCGCGTCGGGGCCACGCCCTATGACCTGGCGAATGCGACCCTGAGCGGACGGCTCAGCGTGAGCGAGCGGGTCTACGGCCGCTTCACGGAAGCAGAGAAGGACGGCGAGCGCTTCCCCGTGTGCATTGAGCTCCTCTACCCGGGCGACGATCAGCGCGGCTCGCCTCGCGTGGCAGGAAACCATCCGCCCGCCGAGCCCATCATCTACTCCGTCTCGGGCCTGAAGGTGGTGAGGCGCTTCGAGTGACACTGCGTTCCCGCACCTGGGGTCTCCCGTGATGAATGCCTCTGCGGCGGCCCTCCTCATTCACTCGCTCTTCATGGCACAGGCGGCCTCTCCCGCACCGTCCCCTACCGCCCCCTGGACACCGATGGCACGGCGCCTCACGGTGGGCCTCCAGTCCCCCCGGTCCGCCACACCGCCCCCGGAAGTGCGCATCAGCCCCGGGATGGGCACGCTGCTGCTCTTCGACACGGCAGTGGTCCGCGCGGAGTTGGAAGGCGAGAAGCGCTTCACCCGCGTTCGGCTGGCGGGTGACACCCTGACGCTGATGCCCTCCACGAGCGTGGAGGACGGCGAGGAGTTGCGGCTGACCGTCCACTTCGCGGATGGCGCCGCGCCCGCGAGCGCGACCTTCCGGCTGGTGCCCCACCCCACCCTGGCCGACCGTCAGGTGGAGGTCCACCGACAGGCCCGAAGCGCGGACTCGCTCCATGCCGAGTTGATGGAGAAGGAGGAAGAGGTGCGGCGCCTTCGAGAAGAACTGGCGCGGATGGAGGCTGCCCGGAGCCTCCCAGATGGCCTCACCGGCATGCTGGCCACCAAGTACCTGGACAAGAATGGCGTGCGGGCGCTCTGGCTTGCTGGGCAACTCGTGCGCCACCCACGCAACGCGCTCCACGTAGCGAACGCGACGACCTATCGCGCCGCCGCCCAGGTGGCGGTAGCCGTCGAATCCGCGGAACTGCGCGGGGGCGCGCCATGGGAGGCCCGAAGCGCGACGCTGGTTCCCCGCGAGGGGCCCGCCCTCCGCGTGCTACGCGTCTGGCAGGCCGCGCCCACCACCGCGGGCATGGTCGGCCAGTTCATCGTAGAGGCGGAGGCCACAGACACCATGAGCCCGGGGCCCTACACGCTGACGGTCTGGGCGGAGGGCGACAAGCGCTCCGTCATCTTGGGCAACCTGATGTTCCCGTGAGTACTTCCGCCGGGCGCAAGTCATCCCATGCAACGCCCGTGTCCTCGCCAGAGGCGGGGCGCGTCCCTCGCACACGGGACTTTGAGCCCTGGAGCGCGAATCCACCACGCTTCGCCAAGCAGTTGATTGAGAAGGCCTGCTGGTGCCGGTAGCGCACGGACTGTTTGCCTACCCCAATCGAAGCAAGTTTGGGTTGGTGCCACCAGGGGACGATGCGCTCATGCGCGCGTTCCTGGGAGAGGGGCCCTTCGTCTTTACCAGCCCCGAACGCAGGAACGCGCTGGGACGCGGCACGACAGCCGTGTTCGCGGCGACTCTCATCTACAACTCGAAGCGTTCCGGGCACGTTGAACTGGGTGACCGCCGCTTCGAACTACGCCGCGTGGCATTCCCGCTGGCGCCATCGCAGGAATGGTTCGTGGTTGAGCTCTTCGAGAACGCGGAGCGCGCTGGCACGTCGCGCACGGAACTGGCCAAAGCGCTGACGCGCGCACTCCCGCGCAATGCCTTTGACCGCGAACGCCTGACGGAAATGGCGCAGCGGTATGGGACCAAAGCGACGCGGGTGCCGATCTCTTCGGCGCTCCCGGCCACCTCCACTTGAGCTTCATCCACGAAGACCCGGCGTTCGACGACCTGATGCGAATCGTCGCCAAAATCGAGCCCGGAAGCGTCCCCGCAACCACTCACCCCCGCGCTATCGACACCCGCTTCAGGGGCCCCCTGCGCGGTGACTCGCCTCGCACCTCGCAATGCGGGCGAGGGCCTCCACGCGCAGCCCAACCTTGCGCGCTCCGCCGCATCCCCGCCAGACGGAGCTCGTGCAGCGGATACAAGACTTCCTGACTGTGCCTACCGCGTGACGACGCTCTTCAGCCCTGTTCGTGTCTCGAACTCCTGGGCCAGTCGCTCCAGCTCCGCCGAGTCCTCGCAGCCCAGGATGAATGAGAAGGTGGGCTGCGTCGGGTGTCGGTAGAGCAGCAGCGCGGCGTCTCCTCGCTCGTACAGCGCGCAGTGCTCGGCAGGCGGGATGCGCTTGAATCCCTTCTCCTCGGCCAGCGCAGTCACCACGTCCAAATGGTAGCGAGTTGCGGCACTAGCTACCTTGGGTGTCGAGAATGTGCGCCGGAAGGGCAGTTGCGGGAGGCGCAGCTCCTTGAAAGCCTCATAATAGAGGAACTCCTCCAGTCCTACGAATTGGGGGGAGCTTCCCTCTGGTGGGTAGTTTTCCTCAAGCAGTCTGTTGACGACCATGCAATCGTCGACTCCATGAGGACTCAATCGATCAAGGAACCAATCCCAGCTAGAGGGTCCCTTGTCTCCAGCGAAATAGATGTAGCGGCCTCTTTGAAGCCAAGACCAGCTGTAGGCTCCGAGCGCGCCATCAATGGAGAGGGATGCCTCGGCAAGCTCAAGGCCCCCCATGCTCTTTCCCATCGATTCCAAGAAACGGCGGTAGGCGCCTGGGAGGGGGCCCGCGTTTTTTTCCAGTACCGAGATATCGTGCCTGTCAGCTGGTGAAATCTTCTGGGAAAAGCCAGGGAGGTACTTTTCGACAAATTCAATGAACGCTTTCATGTGATTTCTAGCTCAAGGACACTTTGTTTCGCAGTACATGGCAGGGAGATTTTCCTGGCAGTCCGAGCAGGATGGGACATTCTCGCCATTGCTAAATGTCTGTTCGCGCTCCTCTAGTTCAGAGAGCATTGTCATACCCAGGTCTTCTACCCGAGCCTTGAATTTGATTCTGGGCCCCCGGTCGGGCTTGATTCCATCCACGAGAGGGTAGAAAAGCCGCTCGACGAGCTGCTTGGGCTTGTGTCCTCCATGTTTTTCCATGATTTGCTTGGCAGCGCAGTCCCAATCTTCTCGCTTGGCTCCGGAGTTGACAATCGGGCTCGCGCATTCGAAACCGGCTGATTCTACGGCATTCAAAAAGCCGGGAGGCGCATGTCCTGAGCATGCTGCCAGTTTTCTGTTGGCGCACATGCAGATCATGACGCCAATCATATAGCCCTTGGAGTATGTGAGTGTTTCACCATTCCTGCGAAGCACGGCATTTTGACTGAAGAAGCTATCGAGATTGCTTATCTGTTTGCCCAGGACGGCGATTTCGACCGGCAGTCTTGCCATTTCTTCTTTCTGTTTTGAGTCTAGGCCTTTCCCTCTCCTTCTGTTCTCCTCGGAGCCCTTCCCCTCAAGCTGGTCGAGGAGCTTTTCCTTTTGATTCTTCTCCTTAGCGAGCTTGCTGCGTTGGAGTATCTGTTCGTTCTGTGCATTGAGCGCTTCCTGGAGCCGTTCAAACAGCGTCGCAATCGCCGTCTGCGTCTCTTCTCCCGCCTCCAGTGGATGCGTATTCCCGCAGAGCGCGCACGGGATGTCGTCTCCGTAGATGACGGTCATGACGCCGGAGGCCTGGATGATGCCCGTCATGGTGGCGGCATTCGCGGGGCTGCCGGACGGGCCGCAGTTGTTGAGCATGGGGTCGCCCAGCAACTGCACATTCCTCCCCTCGATTTTGACGTTCATCGAGCCGGGGCCGATGAACTTCGTCGCGCCGTGGGTGTTGCTGGAGGTGAGCCCGCCTCCCGTCCCCTTGCTGGCCATGTCCCCCTTGCTGCCGAAGCTGGCGCCGGCAATGGCGACGGGGTGCCCGTTGATGGTGACTGTCTTCGAGTACCCCTCGGGGGCGTCGCCGCTGTTGCCGATGTTGGGCAATGGCGTGGGCACGAAGGGCGCCGGCGGGCCGGGCATCTTGCAGACGTTGGGCAGCGTGGCTGAGGCGACGCCCGAACTGCCCTGGGTGACGGGCGTCCTCGGGGCGTTGACGGTTACCTTGGCCATGGCTTCGCTCCTTCCTCACTTCCGGACAGTGGCTCTTCCAGTAGTGCGGCGGCGCGCAACCCGGCTTCCGAACTGCCCCAGAGTAGCGCACGGGGGCCGCTCGCGTACCGGCGCCGCCAGGCCTGCGCGCAGAGGACGAGGTTCAGCGCGCCCGTGGCGGCACCCACCTCGCCACAACTGCTCACAGGCGTGTGAATGACGGAAGCATCGCGGAACGCAGCCCCCAGCCGCAGGGCGACGAAGCCCCACTCCTCTGAGCGGTAGCGCTCGCCATTGAGGTCGCTGTGGACGGACGCCGCCACCTCGCGCGTGCCTTCCAGCGGCGCGAGTGCCTCACTCATGGCGGCCGTCAGCCCCTCGCCCAGGTTGAGGTCATCGGTGTGGATGAGCTTCGTCTCATGGGCTGTGGCGGCGGCGCGCACCGTGGCGTGGGGCACCAGTCCCCACCGGCGCGCGTCCGGCGCGGCCATCACCGCGACGAAGGCAGAGCCCTCGCTTGGTGCGAAACCCGTGCGCGTCCCTTCTTCCAGCCACTGGTTCCGCTCGCGAAGCCAAGCCAACGTTTGGACGTCATGGTAGCTGTCGACGCCCCCCACAATCACCAGCGGGGAGCGGGCGGCGCGGCCGACACGCGTCACGGCCTCTCGTAACCCCTCCAGCGCCGAGGCGTGGCCCGTCAGCCGAGGCTCCACCCGCAGGCGCAAGCGCTCACTCCCGAGGGCCGAGAGGGCGGCGACGACTCGCGAGGCATCCGCGGCCTTCCAACCCGGGCGCTCCTCGGGGAGGCCCACCAGCACCGGCACTTCGACATTCTCCAAGGGGAGGGCGGGTGCCAGCCTGGCGAGGACTTCCTCCAGCGCCGCGGCCCCCAGGGCGGCCATGCGCGCCGCACCGCTCCACTCCTGCGCGTCCAGCAGCCCGTCCCTGGCGATGAAGGACTCGGCCTGGCGCCCCAGCTCCGGCACCTGGAGGAGCCGCACGCGGCTGATGCCCGCGCGCACCGCCGCCGCGACGCTCTCCGCTGTCGTCCCCACGGGGGCACGTGCTCCTGATGCCACGAGTACTGCCTCGACACTCATGTCAGTCCGTCCTCTCGGTAATGGCCGTGAAGTCGAGGCAGTCGATGTCCTGCGGGCCGACCCTCAAGCCCGTCTGGAAAACCATGCGCACCTTCTTCACCTCGGGCTCGATGACGACGGTGCCCAGGGTGGCCTCGTGGAAGCGCCGGACGGCGCCGAACCAGGTGGTGAAGCCGAAGCGCAAGCGCGGCAGCGTGAAGTGGAGCGCGCCCTTCGGCGTGAGGTGCACCAGGGCTACCTTCTCTCCCCCCACGAGACAGCGTGAGGGCCGCTGGTCAGCGGGGGCGCAGAGAGCGAAGCGCTCGTCGAAGTCTCGCGGCAGCAGCGGGTGTCGCGTCTTCCGCCAGATCTCATCGAAGGTGCCCGCCAACTCCAGACGCGGCGACCAGTAGCTGGCGATGGGGCCAAAGCCGGCTGGCCCCGACTTCGCTGGGGTGCCCCGCAGGTACTCGACGCGGTGGGCGGGCTGGTCCATCAGGTGCGCCTCACGGCTGGCCACTCCGCGCCCCACGGGGTTGCGCGAGTCACTGACGTGCTTGCGCGTGTCCGTGTCGCGAGTGTCCGTACCTCCCCACGCCCACTCGTAGAGAATCGGCTGGGTGACGAAGGGCTTGGGGGACGAGGGCTTCACGCCCGTCAGGCCGCGCGTGTAGAAGCGCTCCCCGTGCACCACGAGCATCTTGTCCACGTCGTGGATGCGGACAGCCACCTCGACGCTGGGCGCGGGCCGCCCACCGGGCGCATGGGCACATGCGTTGATGAGGACGTCGGTGTGGGGCTTGGGAACGACGAGCTCGGCCTCGTAGCGCAAGCTGGAGTGGCCCGGTTCTCCCCAGTAGACGGGCTCGGGCAGCGGAGGCTCCTGCGCGTCCGCGAGGCGGAGATGGCCCGCGTCGTCGACATCGAAGGTCGCCTTGAGCGCGATGACCCAGAGGTGGTGGCCGTCCTTGTCGCGGACCCACGTCCGCTCGGCCGCGTAAGGTGTCTTGTTCTGAAGTGCCCACATGGTTGATGGCGAGGCGTGCCCAGGGACGGAGCGCGGCGTGGGGCCAGCCCTCAGCGCAGGCCACTGTCGAAGGACTGCGTGCGGATTCGGGCGGTGGCTGCCCGGGCCGTGGCCAGCTCCGCGCGCTGGACGTGCGTGAAGGCCCGAGTGCGCACCATCAACGCGCCCTGGCTCCGCAGGGCCAGCTCGCGGGCCAGCACATGGCGGCGCCGCATGGGACTGGTTTCCAGCGCCTCCACCAGCACGCTGCCATTGAAGGGGCGGCCGAGGAGGTACCGCGTGCCCTTCACGAAGCGCTTCTTCTCCTTGTCCCACCAGCTCCGAACGGTGGCCACATTCGGCCAGGGCAAGTCGTCCTCGGGCTTGAGCACCAGGGCCGCGTCCAAGTCTTCGTGCAGTTCTGGCGGCGGGGAATCGCTCTCGGGCCTCTCGCCTGGAGGCAGGGTATAGGGCTCCTCCAGCCGAAGGCCCGTCATGGCCGAGAAGGACTCCCCGGCCAGTTGGGCTACGCCGGGCACCTCCAGGTACCCGAGGCACGCCTCCATGGCCGACACCCGGCCGCTGAAGCCCAAGGCCCAAAGGGCATGGGGCCGCAGCGCCTCGACGTCCAGGAGCGCCAGCAGCAAGGAAATGTCCGCCTCGCTGCTTCCCATGGCGAGTAGCACCATGGCTTCGGGGCTGTCTGTGTCCCGTGCGCGCACGGCGGTGCGGCACGTCTCCCAGGCTTGCCTCACACCGGAAGCCACTCCTGTCTCCATCGCCACCGCCCGAATACCGGGGTGCGGGGAGTCCAGCAGCATGGGAAGCAGCCCTCGCGCAGCGTCTTCCGGCAAGGGCAGGGCGGCACGCAGGGTCGCAATCCGCGCCCGCTGCTCGTCATGGGTGAAGAAGCGCGCCAGCACCTCCGGAGGTGCCTCCTGGCGAAATGCCAGCGCCTCCAGCACCTCGGCCTGCAGCGCGGTGTCCTCCCGCTTCAACAAGTCGAGCAGGCATGTGCCCAGCCCTGGGGCCTCGCTGAGTTCCAGGGCCCGTCGAATGGCGGCGCGCGCTCCGGGCTCGGCCTCACGCAGTCGCAGCAGGACT from Myxococcus xanthus encodes the following:
- a CDS encoding serine/threonine-protein kinase, with amino-acid sequence MKAQRLRGDVAVGTQVGGFVVEGLLGMGGCGAVFRARRGTARFALKLQSLAALGGWAQREVDILRRLDHPNVVRFHACGLWRDTAPEWFYLAMELVEGRPLNQWVNEENPSPRQAAALALGLARGLAAAHAEGVLHRDLKESNIMVRDATGTPVLVDFGVGSYPGAPRLTREVLPPGTPQYRSPEALAFRKSHAGVEGAHYAPTAADDLYALGVVLYWVLTGRSPFPAPGTPSEVEHVISQPPEPPRAVNPRVPGLLDAVCSRLLEKQPTARFPSAAATAEALEAALSAADGEWDRPMCASWEESPELPAPPPPQDGLEAWLHQGEPALSPPRRGRRPGRARPSANGGRASPGDAREEALPRSGFAVPSKRISPGAPRSRRPATLALMASLLAALTLAWALTRHEGSPPASRERPEMASPHASPEAVRAAAPPLPAALLPATAAPPMARDPKEASPVKKPDIAPSSPPSRTSRSVGTLARRAAATAAACTALACPSGPEVRPAPPSEPCPEGALQAMEARGLRVGELGSILFIRGEPRNITVSEGWVRVRVGATPYDLANATLSGRLSVSERVYGRFTEAEKDGERFPVCIELLYPGDDQRGSPRVAGNHPPAEPIIYSVSGLKVVRRFE
- a CDS encoding DUF2381 family protein, producing MAQAASPAPSPTAPWTPMARRLTVGLQSPRSATPPPEVRISPGMGTLLLFDTAVVRAELEGEKRFTRVRLAGDTLTLMPSTSVEDGEELRLTVHFADGAAPASATFRLVPHPTLADRQVEVHRQARSADSLHAELMEKEEEVRRLREELARMEAARSLPDGLTGMLATKYLDKNGVRALWLAGQLVRHPRNALHVANATTYRAAAQVAVAVESAELRGGAPWEARSATLVPREGPALRVLRVWQAAPTTAGMVGQFIVEAEATDTMSPGPYTLTVWAEGDKRSVILGNLMFP
- a CDS encoding PAAR-like domain-containing protein yields the protein MAKVTVNAPRTPVTQGSSGVASATLPNVCKMPGPPAPFVPTPLPNIGNSGDAPEGYSKTVTINGHPVAIAGASFGSKGDMASKGTGGGLTSSNTHGATKFIGPGSMNVKIEGRNVQLLGDPMLNNCGPSGSPANAATMTGIIQASGVMTVIYGDDIPCALCGNTHPLEAGEETQTAIATLFERLQEALNAQNEQILQRSKLAKEKNQKEKLLDQLEGKGSEENRRRGKGLDSKQKEEMARLPVEIAVLGKQISNLDSFFSQNAVLRRNGETLTYSKGYMIGVMICMCANRKLAACSGHAPPGFLNAVESAGFECASPIVNSGAKREDWDCAAKQIMEKHGGHKPKQLVERLFYPLVDGIKPDRGPRIKFKARVEDLGMTMLSELEEREQTFSNGENVPSCSDCQENLPAMYCETKCP
- a CDS encoding DUF2169 family type VI secretion system accessory protein; the encoded protein is MWALQNKTPYAAERTWVRDKDGHHLWVIALKATFDVDDAGHLRLADAQEPPLPEPVYWGEPGHSSLRYEAELVVPKPHTDVLINACAHAPGGRPAPSVEVAVRIHDVDKMLVVHGERFYTRGLTGVKPSSPKPFVTQPILYEWAWGGTDTRDTDTRKHVSDSRNPVGRGVASREAHLMDQPAHRVEYLRGTPAKSGPAGFGPIASYWSPRLELAGTFDEIWRKTRHPLLPRDFDERFALCAPADQRPSRCLVGGEKVALVHLTPKGALHFTLPRLRFGFTTWFGAVRRFHEATLGTVVIEPEVKKVRMVFQTGLRVGPQDIDCLDFTAITERTD
- a CDS encoding TIGR02270 family protein, with translation MLLVDVLEEHLDEAEFRWLQWEKALGAPDFSLIETARLEELLLAHLDGLVVGASTAAESVLRPAFESEDAFRISAAAFSLLALGEVDEVLLRLREAEPGARAAIRRALELSEAPGLGTCLLDLLKREDTALQAEVLEALAFRQEAPPEVLARFFTHDEQRARIATLRAALPLPEDAARGLLPMLLDSPHPGIRAVAMETGVASGVRQAWETCRTAVRARDTDSPEAMVLLAMGSSEADISLLLALLDVEALRPHALWALGFSGRVSAMEACLGYLEVPGVAQLAGESFSAMTGLRLEEPYTLPPGERPESDSPPPELHEDLDAALVLKPEDDLPWPNVATVRSWWDKEKKRFVKGTRYLLGRPFNGSVLVEALETSPMRRRHVLARELALRSQGALMVRTRAFTHVQRAELATARAATARIRTQSFDSGLR